GGGTATCTGGCTCCCCAACTCCATTGATCCTCTACTCTTAGAAATTGAGAAACTATGTTTACATGCTTTAAATTGTAAACAAATCTAGACGTATTTAATGGTGTATCCTACAAATGCGCTCATTATAGTGAACCGTGATATTTTCAAAACTCTCAATTTTATCAAATTTTGTGTAGCCCCTAATTTAAAGAATCTAGATTTGTGATTTCGCATTCTTGCAGGTTATATCATTGACTACTTAAGTTGTAATCTAGGAAAAAATATATCTCGGTACACTCTGTCTAAATTTAGAGTAAATGTCAACTTAATGTCAAAAGATAACAATGTGTACCAAAAACTCTTGTCTTGCTTATTTTAGTTTTGATAATCATGTTTACAAGGTTTAGAAAAATATAAAACTTTGGACAATAAATTTAGCAAAAAAAGTTGAAAACAAAAATGTTAAGGAGAACTATAACGAATCGGGGGCTTAGGCGCTTAGTGTTACCCGCTCGCAGTGCATCCTTCAGCATGTGGAGCCTCGTCACGCAGTAATGAGATAATTCACATTTACACATGTTACATGTCTTGTGTGGAGAACTATACTGTTTTCAATGCCGCGGGCACTAAAACCACGTGTTTCGGTTACAGGCAAACGCCAAAATTAGATTACCTCAACGATAAGCTTgccaaaaaatgaaaacaaaaagtATAAAGGAACGCGACAAGGGCTCAGCTAGACCCGCGTAACTCAACCCGCAACCCCAGCACCGCACCGCGAGAAGCTTCATCACACAGTATGATGACAATCTGCAAGTTCGCGTGACATATCTTGTTTGGAGATTTTGATGGTTTTAGTGGAGCGAGCCCTAAAACCATGTGCTTGATAATTGAATTTTTTTAATGCTACAAACACTGAAAACAGATGAAGCCAACTTCCACTATAAGCTTACAAAAAAACATTttacaacaaaaaaattaaaGGAAAACTAGGACAATAATTTAGACGATAGTCCGAATGTTTAGTGTTACATATCATGTTTCGAGGATACAACCGTTTTCAATAGTGCAAGCGCCGAAAAGCTCCAAATTCGAcaattgattttttttgaatggtGAAGCACAAATGGATAGGTTTTAATGGTGCGAGTCCAAAAACCACATGCTGGATAGGTGGATATTTTTCAATGGTGCAAACACTAAAACAACATTAAATTTGACGATAGTGTGAATGTTTAAGTGTTGCATATCTTGTTTTGAAAATGAAGCTAGTTTTCAATAGTGCAAGTATTAGTAACTCTCTGGATTCGGCAATTAGATTATTTTTTGAATGGTGCAATCACAAACTaaaactttttttttcgaaacacagtacaatcaaaggcgctcatacatacgcgcacacactcacTCATATGAAAGCacacacaccctacccctatgagcacctccaagatACTGCATCGAAAAACTGATCCGGCGGGTCTTGAGATTCAGGCGTCTCgctatcgacgggaacgtcgtctcccactgaagaatatttcgcctttatgagacaccaaagtgtcaaatctggAATTTGAACTTTGCTGGGATAGGGGTGCCACTGCCCTTATAACCATCCAACCGCGGGTTGGTTCTCATCACAAACTAAAACAAGACGAGTCAAAGTTCCAGTAGAAAAAATAAGCCTGAAAACCAGCAGAAAAATCTACGGAGAAAATAACCGGCAGAAAACAAACTTGTTcagagagagagaaaaaaaagatgcATCGCGCACGCCAACCAACTATATTGCGTCCATCACCTCTAACCTCCCTCCTTCCCCTTCTTATTCCCACAACCTCCCCTCCCCCGCTCAACCCaattctcttcctcctccgcgaAACCAACAACAATGGAAGTTGCTGCTCCTCTGAAGCAACAACTCCTTCCCATGGCGCCGCAGGACCCCAACTCCCCGTCCTCCTCCACATCTtcctcctcgccgtcctccgccgccgccgcgtccccTCGTCCGCACCACCCGCTCCCGCCGTCCCCCAGGCCGGTGCCCCGCACCATCGACACCACCCCGTTCCCCACCACCTTCGTCCAGGCCGACAGCGCCTCCTTCAAGCAGGTCGTCCAGATGCTGACCGGCGCCGACATGCCGCCGCCGGCTCCCTCTTCGTCAGCGCAGAGGCCGCCCGCCAACAAGGCCCACCACCACGGCGTCGCCCCGTGCCGGCCCAAGAAGCCGGCTTTCAAGCTGTACGAGCGCCGCAGCGGcatgaagaacctcaagatgatCGCGCCGCTGGCCATGGCCTCGGCCGCCGGGGCCTCCCCGAGGAAGGCGCTGCCGGAGCTGCTGTCCCCGAGCGTGCTCGACTTCCCGTCGCTGGCGCTCAGCCCGGTGACGCCGCTGGTGCACGACCCCTTCAACCGGTCCGCGTCCGCGTCCCCGGCCGAGCAGGAGGCGGCGGCCGCGGAGCGCGCCGCCATCGCGCGCAAGGGCTTCTTCCTCCACCCCTCGCCCCGCGGCGAGGCCCCGCCGAGGCTCCTGCCGCTGTTCCCCGTCACCTCACCAAGAATGGCCTCGGCCGCGGCGGCGCCGTCGGAGTGAAGTTGATCGGGTTGCTATTATTCCGCGCGTAGAGTATACGGCGTGGACTCGATCGTTCCCGGTGCTTTTCTTGCTGTAATTTTTGGTCGCTGTTGTTGAGCGATGATAGCTCCCGAAGAAACGGAAAGGAATCACACTCTTTGAGCTCCTCCTCCCCTGTTCTGATCTCGATGGTAGATCAGTGCTGGTAGTAGTGCAGTAGTAAATTTCAGTTGTGCCCAATTCACTCGCCATTAACCCTGTCCGTTTCATTCGGTTACTGCGCAGAGATGCTTGTCATTCCTTTCATGGAAACACCATTAATTTCCCAATAATTGTTGCAGCTTTCTGAATTCTCTTTACCCAAATCTAGCTAACACTGCCACGAGTAGTCCCCAACTGGAATTTTCCTGCAGCGTGTGTAGAATTAAGCTTAATGTCAGAGTATCTTCTTGGACCCTGCGAGCAACTGGAACTCTGCAAATTCGCAGTGATCACGATACCGAGCAAAGAAGCGTCACATCGAGTTGCGATCTTGAATGTTCTTCAGAGAAATTTTCGCTAGGAGTACAAAATTTGGATATTTTCTTTCTTCCACAACCGTGTCCCTTTGAAAGGTTCCACCACTGATCTGGCATGGGTTCTTGGTCAAGGAGGCGTCGTTGTCACCCAACACCTCGAGCCACCAGTGGTGGTTAGACTGTCCGGTTGACCATCTTTGGCATTGCGGGAAAGGTGTGGTGCGCCGGCGGCCCGCGACCGATGGCCGGCACTCCCTCCGACCACCGGAGCACTGACCTTGCTTTCCATTCAAAAGTAAAGTAGGCATGCACTTCCATGGTGCTCACCAGGTCGGCGTGGGCACATGCCTCTCAACCTTTCCGCGAGAAAAATTAACAAACGCAAAGCAATCTCGAAACGGAGAAAGCAAAATGCAGAGAGAGTTTCCACTAGCAGTATGACCAAATGGGCTGATGGGCCCGTCTGGTTGACCGCTTTggaccggccggccggccggagtAGGACTGACGCCAGGGAGTGTGGCGGGCAGGAAGATCCACCAATTCTACTACACTGTCTTTCTTCGCCTGAACCGTTTCTAGAAGGAGCTTTTGACTGGCTTTCTTCAGAGGTTGGTGGTAGATCGGCATGAACTGAATTATGGCCGTGCGTGAACTGAACATGCTAATTACGCCAGCCGCTGCTGTTGACTTGTGTGTACGCTAATTAATCGCATCATCTCCGACTCTCCGTGCAGTCCCAGCAACTAATCCGGGCCCCATGTGAGATGATTACTTTCCGTATCTGCACTGCTCCAACCATCCTCTGACTTTGATCACTCAGCAAGCAGCAACCCAGCCAGCCACTCGCTGAACTAGCTTTAGAGGCGAAGCGAGGTGAAATGGCTTTGTTTTAAAATGGCTTTGTCGCAAAAACAACCATTGATTCCGTAGAAACGAAGGGAGCTTGCATGCGTACCCTATTTCAGCACCCATCTGCTTGACCCTTGCGTGCCTTTGGACTACAGCCCTTGTACCACTGTACTTGTCACACATCTATCTAGCTGAATTTTAATCCGTCTCAAGGAAATGACTATGGCAATTGGCTATCTTCCAGAGAGATAGCGACATGGATGCCCAATTGCACATTATCTTAGCTTAGCCGAGATGGCTAATGCATGGTAAGTACTGCCAAATTAGAGCTGTGCCTGCTTGTTACAACAGCAAAATTCTACTCCTAGCGTTCCTGTGGTGAACTGATCAACTGAAGAAAGGTCAGCAAAGACTGCACCTGCACGCACGCATCTCACGGCGCCGTAGACCGACGTCAGGAACGAAGATTAAGAGAGAGGAGGAATCCATCCTTGTATGCACATCATGTAGGATGAGACGGTGACATGTGCAGTTTGGAACTTGGATGCTGCTGCTGGCCAATGGCCAATGGCGTCGCCAAGCTAGGAAGACGTCGCCAACTGCATCCGGTGTCCTCCTTGACTTTGGGCAGGGAGCCGCCATGGCTTGGCATGGCTGCTGGCTTGGCGCATATCAAACGGCAGAGTCGCAGTTTGCCAACGAGATGGTACCAAGCATGCGTTCACACATTGTGCCCAAGATAATAATCAAGATATATGACTGGAGTACTGGACTACAAGGTCTCTAGGTAATCGTATTGTTATGTGAGTTCTGAGTATCGAGACATAACATATGCATGTAGTGTGTATATATGGTAATTTGATACCGTGTACCAACGACTTGAGAGACGAGTCCGGTGCGGTGTACATGTCTGCATCTGAACTGGTGCAAGTAAATTCGGAAGTCAACTAAGCATACAGCGAAGATAATATCAAATATTGAGATGAAAACGTACGATTCCATGTATTGAATTGTATTGGCAACCTAATCGGTAGTCAACTGAACATGTCAACTATGATTATGTATCAAACTCTCTTTTTCCTCTTGTTTTTCCATGATGGAATTGATCAagctcttttttctttctttcccaAAAGGCAATAAAACTCGGTATTATGAAGTTAGAAATCGTCGATTTCCTCTTTCCTTCCGTTGGCATGGCTGCTAGTTTGGCGTGCATCAAACGGCTGAATCGCCATTTGCCAACGAGATGGTACCAAACATGCATTCCTGCTCTAGTTGTATTACGGTTAGGGGTCACATTGTGCTCAAGATAATCAAGatacggttttgctatgtctcagtcaactgagattttcttatgTCTAAATCACTTACAAAAATGTGCTTTGAGTTGCatttttctgttaaaaaagtgcaattgcacttttctgatagaaatgtgcaactgaaccagttgcacttttctttgaactatagttgcacttttctttgaactatagttgcacttttctgagttgactgagacttaagaaaatctcagtcaactgagacataggcacacccaTCAAGATATATGGATAGACTACAAGGTTTAGGTAATCTTACCGATATGCTAGTTCTGAGTATCAAGACATAACATATGTATGTAGTGTGTATACATGGCGATTTGATATGGTCGTACCAAAAATACTTCAGAGACGAGTCCGGTGCGATGTACATGTCCGCATCTGAATTGGTGAGTAATTCGGAAGTCAACTAAGCATACATAGAAGATAATATCAAATATTGAGCTGGAAACGTACGATTCCATGTATTGAATTGGCAACAAAATCGGTAGTCAACTAAGAATATACATCAAACTCTTTTTTTTCCTCTT
This Lolium perenne isolate Kyuss_39 chromosome 1, Kyuss_2.0, whole genome shotgun sequence DNA region includes the following protein-coding sequences:
- the LOC127326877 gene encoding VQ motif-containing protein 4-like, which codes for MEVAAPLKQQLLPMAPQDPNSPSSSTSSSSPSSAAAASPRPHHPLPPSPRPVPRTIDTTPFPTTFVQADSASFKQVVQMLTGADMPPPAPSSSAQRPPANKAHHHGVAPCRPKKPAFKLYERRSGMKNLKMIAPLAMASAAGASPRKALPELLSPSVLDFPSLALSPVTPLVHDPFNRSASASPAEQEAAAAERAAIARKGFFLHPSPRGEAPPRLLPLFPVTSPRMASAAAAPSE